GCTGGATTCCAGAGGCATGAACCGCTTCCATCACCTCAGCTGCACAAGGCGCGCAACAGGAGTGCATCAAGACTTTATCTTCACCGTCAGGTGTTTCAAGTTCTGGGCGCTGGTAGTTATCGACAGAATAAGGGTTCACACTAAACTCCGAGAGCTTAAAGCTCTGTGTATTGCTTGATAGGGCTTCTAGGGCGTAATGGTAAACCTAAGCGCCATCAGTGGCAAGCCCTTGAGCCTATATCAGTTATTGATTCTGGGCAAACAAAATGGCGTGTTTTGAGCGTCGAATAAAGCGAGAGAGCAACAGAATAGCTGCTATCGATAGTCCTACAATGATGCCTATCCAGAAGCCTTGAACTTTAAGTCCTTGATACTCTGCCAAGTAATAGCCAATCGGAAAGCCAAACATCCAATAGGCAACGGCCATGTAAATCATGGGGATTTTGGTGTCTTTCATGCCGCGTAAAGCGCCAGCGCTGTTGATTTGTAGCCCGTCCGAAAACTGGAAAATGGCGGCCAAGAATATCAAGCTCGCTGCTAACTGGATAAGTTCAGGGTTATCGGTATAAAACCCGACAAAGTCATGCCTAAAGAGTAACATCAGCGTCACTGAAAGGGCTTGAAATAACACGCTGATGCCAATACCGCAGAAGCCAGCAAGGCGCATTTGTTGGAAGTCTTGCTTACCGCGCCAGAAGCCTACTCGGGCAGTAATCGCTACTGAAAGCCCAAGAGGAACCATAAAAGCAACGGTTGCAATGTTCATCGCGATTTGGTGCGCACCGGTTAAATCGACACCATAACGAGCGACCATAATACCTATCATGCCAAAAAGTCCGACTTCCATCAGCATCCCTACTGCGATAGGGGTACCAATGGAAAAATATTCCTTAATTAAAGCTGTTTTGGGCCAACTGATATTCTTGAAAATATTCAAATGTTCGTAGCGACTGTTTTTGTAGGTATAAATCAGCAAAAAAACGAACAGTAACGTCCAGACCACGCTAGTGGCATACCCAACGCCGACCGCGCCCATGGCAGGAAGACCGAATCCACCATAGATAAACCAAGTATTAAATAAAATATTGAACGGTATCACCATAAAAGAACAGATCATGATGGCTTTGGTTGAGAAGAGCCCTTCGTTGGAGGCTCTTAACGCCAAAAATAAGAACGCAGGAATGGTTCCCCAGCTCATGGCTGTCAGGTAGTCTGCCGTAAGTCCAGATATATCAGGGGTGACCCCCATTAACAGCAAGGGTGTTTCCATGCTGCGGAGGATAAAGAAACCGACAATACCGAAAGCGATGGCTATGAATATCCCCATCTGGAATGTCTTGCCAATTTTTTTGAACTGCCCCTGGCCGTTATAATGCGAAACCATCGGGTTTAAGGCGAAGCTGAGTCCAAGGTATAGGGCAAATATAATCATGAAGGCATTGGCGCCCGTACCTACTGCTGCTAGGGCATGCTTGCTGTAGTTGCCTGCCATGACTGTATCAACCACGCCCAGGGTCATTTGTGCCAGCTGGGCAAGGATGGCTGGGATAGCAACCTTAATAAGCGCGCTACTTTCTTCACCAATTTGGCGTAGAGAATGCTTTTCCATGGGAGGCTTGTCTTGTATTTACACTAGCGCTTCGAACCGCAAAGCCTGAGTGCACCTAGTGCGATGCCGTGGGTTAGGAATTCGCCTAGCGGTAATCGTGGTAACTCTTCGAGATCATGTTTATTCAAGCTGTACTGCTGGTTCAGCTTTTGTAGGGCTTTTTCCAGGCCTTTAGGGAACTGGAAGTAAACGCCATTAATGAAAGTCAGTAGTGCTTGCTCATGCTCAAAATAAGCGATTCGAGCTAGAGGTTTCAGTTCTACGCCTTCCGTCATGGCTATTTCAGAAAGCTCTTGAGACTTCGGCAAGTCCACGGTATCTAAGAGTTCAGGGTATTTTAAATCGGTTACTGCTTTACCTGCTGCGATTAAAAGTTCGCGTCGATTCAATAGCGTTTGCAGTTGATCAAGAGCCCAGTCTGGAATTTCAGAATGCAGTGCTCCGTAGGCATGGTACTTTTTTAATTTTCCAGAGTCTTCCCACAAGCTATCGAACTCTAACGATGCCGAACTTAGTGCAGAATCAAGGATAGATCCTATGCTAGGCGCTCTAAAACCGATGGAGTAGGTAATACTGTTACCAACCGAAACACCCCAGTGAGGCGTTCTTGGAGGAATATAAAGCACATCACCCGGATTGACGATGACATCAATCGTCGCTTCAAAGGGCTCTACTTGAGCGATTTGTGGGTGAGGGTTGATGCTACTCACTTTTTGATCTTGAAAGCCTACGCGCCATCTACGCTGGCCTTCACCTTGAATTAGGAAAACGTCATACTTATCAAGATGCGGGCCGACTCCACCATTCGCTGTCGCGAAAGAAACCATAATATCGTCTAAGCGCCAACGAGGCAGAAAGTTACAAGCTCTGGTTAATGTTTGTAAAGGCGGATGGAAGTAGTCGAGCGATTGAACCAGAAGTGTCCAGTTTTCCTCGCCCAATGTCTCAAACGTTGTCTCGTCAAGCGGTCCATGGGAAAGTTGCCAGCGTTGCTGCTGTGAGTTGTGCTGGATTAGTCTCGACTCAATATCATCATCAAGGCTGTATCCCGCTAACTCTTCTGCGCTAATTAACGCAGGATCGTCAGTGAAGCCACCACGAATCAGTAGCGGCTTTTTCTGCCAATAGTCCGAAAGGAACTCCTCGGGACTCATTTCTCCTAGCATGTCAGCTTGCATCTTCGCCATAAAACTTGAGTATAACTGTTAGATTGATTTAGCTTGATCGATCGCGTTACCAATATAAGTGGCAGGCGTGAGCTGTTTCAAGCGGTCTTTTTCCTCTTGAGGCAACTCCAAGCTATCAATAAATGCTTTCAGATCTTCCTGAGTCACGCGTTTTCCACGAGTTAACTCTTTCAACTTTTCATAAGGGTTCGGGATAGCATAGCGGCGCATGACCGTTTGAATCGGCTCTGCTAATAGCTCCCAGTTTGAGTTCAATTCATTAAGAAGCGACTGCTCGTTAACCTCAAGTTTAGAAATGCCTTTCAGCGTTGCCTGATAAGCAATAACACTGTGTGCAAAACCGACGCCCAAAACACGCTGAACCGTAGAGTCTGATAAGTCACGCTGCCAACGGGAAATAGGAAGCTTCATCGCTAAGTGATCAAACAATGCATTGGCGATGCCCAAGTTGCCTTCTGAGTTTTCGAAGTCAATCGGGTTAACTTTATGTGGCATGGTGGACGAGCCAATTTCGCCTGCAATGGTTTTTTGCTTAAAGTGGCCCAGAGCAATGTATCCCCAAACATCACGATCAAAGTCGATGATGATGGTGTTATAGCGTGCGATGGCATCAAACAACTCTGCCATATAGTCATGCGGCTCAACTTGGGTCGTGTAGGCATTCCAAGTCAAATCAAGAGACGTTACGAACTTCTCCGCGAAGCTCTGCCAGTCAAAGTCTGGGTAGGCTGACAGGTGAGCATTATAGTTACCCACCGCACCATTGATTTTGCCTAAGACTTCTTGGTTTTCGATCTGTTTTAGCTGACGCTCTAGACGGTAAACCACGTTAGCCATCTCTTTGCCCATGGTCGACGGAGAGGCTGGTTGTCCATGGGTACGAGACATCATCGGAATTTCAACAAATTGGCCCGCTAAGTCGCGAATCGAATTAACCACTTGTTTTTGATAGTCGATAAGCGCTTCAGTGCCTTCTTTAAGCATCAAAGCATAAGACAGGTTGTTGATATCCTCAGAAGTACAAGCAAAGTGAATGAACTCGCTAACTTTAGCCACTTCATCGTTAGCTTCAACTTGCTCTTTCAGGAAGTATTCAACCGCTTTTACATCGTGATTGGTGGTGCGCTCGATCTCTTTGATGCGTGCTGCGTTCTCTTCAGAAAAGTTTTCTACGATCTCATCGAGAAGCTTGTTGGCTGTGCTTGAAAACTCTGGAACTTCTTTTATTTCAGAAGCTTGTGCAAGTGCTTGTAGCCAGCGAACTTCCACTGTAACTCGGTACTTTAGAAGTCCATATTCACTGAAAATTGGGCGTAAGTCAGTCGCTTTTGAACCATAACGACCGTCGACAGGAGAAATTGCAGTTAACGCGGAAAGTTGCATCGTCATACCTTATCCGTAAAAGCTTAAATGATCTGTACTGAAAGAGTAGTACGTTAAAGGGGCTGATCATACCTTAACTGCTTGCTTTTAGCACCTTTTGTCACAACAAAAGAATTGATGATAGCCATAAAAAAAGCCAGTCGAAACTGGCTTTTAGAGGTGCTTCTAAGCTTAGCGGATATCAAAAACGTCGAGAATCATTCTAGTACCTTCCATGACGCGAATGATTTTACCTTCAAGCTCGATAATTTTGCTGCCAACTGGGCCAACCGGTAAGCGCTCGCGGAGTTCATAGGGAATATCGCGACCGTGACGATAAATATCTACCGGCAATACTTCACCACGTTGAACTTTCATTTGCCAGCCTGGAGGCAGTTCTCCAGTGCGCTCATACTTCTTCTGAAGACCTTTTGGCAGTGTAGAACGGCCAGAGTCATAGCGATGACGGTAGTAGTAATCTCTGATTAACTCATGGTCATGGCTTGAGAAGCTGTTGTCATGACTCGGTTTCCCAGCGTTACCATTGTGTTGCTCCGCGTGGGCAGGCTTGCCCTTGTGACCTTTATCTTTATGGTCATTCTTAGCGGATACCAAAGGGCTACCCAAGGTTAGTGCAATAGCGATACTTACTGTTGTTAGTATTTGATTTCTCATAAGTTTTCCCCTTATGCGTATTTATGTGGTTACTATACTATTATAGCCATACTGAATACAGTCTTAATAAGTTGTACCTCACATTCGTCTAAGCCTGTGTTATAATCAGCCGCCGATTTTTGGAGGAAGTGATTCCAAAGTGCTTAAAAATTGCACAAAAGTAGCTAAAATGCCTGGATTGATAGCTAAAGGCGGCTAAATACACTTCTTCTGTAACAGATTGAATTTGCCAATATGAGGAAACTAGCGTGTTAGAAGCATACAGAAAACATGTAGCAGAACGTGCTGAGCAAGGTATTCCACCTTTGCCTTTGAGCGCCGAGCAAGTAAATGAACTTGTTGAGTTATTGAAAAACCCACCAGCTGGTGAGGAAGAGTTTTTAGTTGAGCTATTAACTGACCGAGTACCTCCTGGTGTTGATGAGGCTGCTTATGTAAAAGCTGGCTTCTTGGCGGCGATCGCAAAAGGTGAAGCTGAGTCTCCGTTAGTTAATAAAGAGCACGCAGTAAAACTTCTTGGCACAATGCTTGGTGGTTACAACATCGCCACGCTAGTTGAATTGCTTGATAATAACGAATTGAGCCTGCTTGCTGGTGAAAAGCTTAAAGATACTTTGTTAATGTTTGATGCTTTCCACGATGTGGCTGAAAAAGCAGATGCTGGAAATGAAGTAGCTAAAGACGTGATTAAGTCATGGGCTGAAGGTGAGTGGTTCACTAAAAAGCCAAAAATCGACGAAAAGATCACGCTAACCGTTTTTAAAGTGCCTGGTGAGACGAATACTGATGATTTGTCACCAGCGCAAGACGCATGGTCACGTCCTGATATTCCACTGCACTCGCTGGCAATGTTGAAGAACTCGCGTGAAGGTATCGACGCAGATAAAGAGGGTGAGATTGGCCCTATTAGCGTGATTGAAAAGCTTGAAGAGAAGGGCAACCCAATCGTTTACGTTGGTGACGTTGTGGGTACGGGTTCTTCACGTAAATCAGCTACTAACTCAGTATTATGGTTGATGGGTAACGATATCCCGCATGTACCGAATAAGCGTGCTGGCGGTTTCTGCTTTGGTAATAATATTGCTCCAATTTTCTACAACACTATGAAAGACGCTGGAGCGATGCCGGTTGAGCTTGATGTGTCGAAAATGGAGATGGGCGACGTTATCGATTTTTACCCGTATGAAGGTAAAGTCACTAAAAACGGCGACGTTATCGCTGAGTTTGAATACGGCAGCAAAGTTATCTTTGATGAAGTCCAAGCGGGTGGTCGTATTCCTCTTATCATTGGTCGTGGTTTGACGGAACGTGCTCGTGAATACTTGGGCTTAGAAGCAACTGACTTATTCCGTAACGCGGAAGAAGTCGCTGATTCTGGTAAAGGCTTTACTTTAGCGCAGAAAATGGTTGGTCGTGCTTGTGGTCTTGAAGGCGTACGCGCTGGTCAATATTGTGTACCGAAAATGACGACGGTTGGCTCACAAGATACAACCGGCCCAATGACTCGTGATGAGTTAAAAGATTTGGCCTGCTTAGGTTTCTCTGCTGACTTAGTCATGCAATCTTTCTGTCACACAGCAGCTTACCCAAAACCTGTTGATGTGGGTACTCAGCATACGCTTCCTGATTTCATCATGAACCGTGGCGGTGTTTCGCTTCGTCCAGGCGACGGTATTATTCACAGCTGGCTAAACCGTATGTTGCTTCCTGATACAGTAGGTACTGGTGGTGACTCGCATACTCGTTTCCCTCTAGGCATCTCTTTCCCAGCGGGTTCAGGCTTGGTTGCTTTCGCAGCAGCGACAGGTGTTATGCCGCTTGATATGCCTGAATCGGTATTGGTTCGTTTTAAAGGTAAGCGTCAGCCAGGCATCACGTTACGTGATTTAGTGCATGCGATTCCTTATCAAGCCATTCAAGATGGTCATCTAACCGTTGAAAAAGCGGGTAAGAAGAACATCTTCTCTGGTCGTATTCTTGAAATCGAAGGTCTTGAAGACTTAACTGCTGAGCAAGCATTTGAACTTTCTGATGCATCGGCTGAGCGTTCTGCTGCCGGCTGTACGATTAAGCTGAGCGATGAGTCTGTGGCTGAATACCTTGAGTCGAACATTGTTCTATTAAAGTGGATGATTTCTAACGGTTACGGCGACCAGCGTACGCTGTCACGTCGTATCGAGAAGATGCAAGAGTGGTTGGATAATCCAAGTTTGTTGTCTGCGGATGCCGATGCTGAGTACACTGAAGTTATCGAGATCGATATGGATAACTTAAAAGAGCCAGTATTATGTGCACCGAACGATCCAGATGATGCTCGTTTATTAAGTGAAGTCGCTGGCGATAAGATCGATGAAGTGTTCATTGGTTCTTGTATGACTAATATTGGTCACTTCCGCGCGGCTGCGAAATTACTAGAAGATATTGAGGCTGGTACGCTGCAAACACGTTTATGGATTGCGCCACCAACGAAGATGGATGAGCATCAGTTGATGGAAGAAGGGCACTACAATACGTTTGGTCGTTCAGGTGCTCGCCTTGAAATGCCGGGTTGTTCATTATGTATGGGTAACCAAGCACGTGTTGCTCCAAAGTCTACTGTAGTTTCTACGTCAACGCGTAACTTCCCGAACCGCTTAGGTCAGGGTGCTAACGTTTATTTGGCGTCTGCTGAGCTGGCTTCTGTTGCAGCTGTGATGGGCAAGCTACCGACAGTAGAAGAATATATGGAATACGCCAATAAGATCGACTCTATGGCTGATGATATCTACGTTTATATGAACTTCCACCAAATGGAAGAGTATAAGCAGCAAGCTAATAAAGTGACGATACCGGTTAGCAACCAAGTTACCGTTGGTTCTTAATTTACATCGGTTCAAAAAAGCCCGCATATTGCGGGCTTTTT
The Kangiella marina DNA segment above includes these coding regions:
- a CDS encoding MATE family efflux transporter translates to MEKHSLRQIGEESSALIKVAIPAILAQLAQMTLGVVDTVMAGNYSKHALAAVGTGANAFMIIFALYLGLSFALNPMVSHYNGQGQFKKIGKTFQMGIFIAIAFGIVGFFILRSMETPLLLMGVTPDISGLTADYLTAMSWGTIPAFLFLALRASNEGLFSTKAIMICSFMVIPFNILFNTWFIYGGFGLPAMGAVGVGYATSVVWTLLFVFLLIYTYKNSRYEHLNIFKNISWPKTALIKEYFSIGTPIAVGMLMEVGLFGMIGIMVARYGVDLTGAHQIAMNIATVAFMVPLGLSVAITARVGFWRGKQDFQQMRLAGFCGIGISVLFQALSVTLMLLFRHDFVGFYTDNPELIQLAASLIFLAAIFQFSDGLQINSAGALRGMKDTKIPMIYMAVAYWMFGFPIGYYLAEYQGLKVQGFWIGIIVGLSIAAILLLSRFIRRSKHAILFAQNQ
- a CDS encoding cupin domain-containing protein, yielding MAKMQADMLGEMSPEEFLSDYWQKKPLLIRGGFTDDPALISAEELAGYSLDDDIESRLIQHNSQQQRWQLSHGPLDETTFETLGEENWTLLVQSLDYFHPPLQTLTRACNFLPRWRLDDIMVSFATANGGVGPHLDKYDVFLIQGEGQRRWRVGFQDQKVSSINPHPQIAQVEPFEATIDVIVNPGDVLYIPPRTPHWGVSVGNSITYSIGFRAPSIGSILDSALSSASLEFDSLWEDSGKLKKYHAYGALHSEIPDWALDQLQTLLNRRELLIAAGKAVTDLKYPELLDTVDLPKSQELSEIAMTEGVELKPLARIAYFEHEQALLTFINGVYFQFPKGLEKALQKLNQQYSLNKHDLEELPRLPLGEFLTHGIALGALRLCGSKR
- the purB gene encoding adenylosuccinate lyase, producing the protein MQLSALTAISPVDGRYGSKATDLRPIFSEYGLLKYRVTVEVRWLQALAQASEIKEVPEFSSTANKLLDEIVENFSEENAARIKEIERTTNHDVKAVEYFLKEQVEANDEVAKVSEFIHFACTSEDINNLSYALMLKEGTEALIDYQKQVVNSIRDLAGQFVEIPMMSRTHGQPASPSTMGKEMANVVYRLERQLKQIENQEVLGKINGAVGNYNAHLSAYPDFDWQSFAEKFVTSLDLTWNAYTTQVEPHDYMAELFDAIARYNTIIIDFDRDVWGYIALGHFKQKTIAGEIGSSTMPHKVNPIDFENSEGNLGIANALFDHLAMKLPISRWQRDLSDSTVQRVLGVGFAHSVIAYQATLKGISKLEVNEQSLLNELNSNWELLAEPIQTVMRRYAIPNPYEKLKELTRGKRVTQEDLKAFIDSLELPQEEKDRLKQLTPATYIGNAIDQAKSI
- the acnB gene encoding bifunctional aconitate hydratase 2/2-methylisocitrate dehydratase — its product is MLEAYRKHVAERAEQGIPPLPLSAEQVNELVELLKNPPAGEEEFLVELLTDRVPPGVDEAAYVKAGFLAAIAKGEAESPLVNKEHAVKLLGTMLGGYNIATLVELLDNNELSLLAGEKLKDTLLMFDAFHDVAEKADAGNEVAKDVIKSWAEGEWFTKKPKIDEKITLTVFKVPGETNTDDLSPAQDAWSRPDIPLHSLAMLKNSREGIDADKEGEIGPISVIEKLEEKGNPIVYVGDVVGTGSSRKSATNSVLWLMGNDIPHVPNKRAGGFCFGNNIAPIFYNTMKDAGAMPVELDVSKMEMGDVIDFYPYEGKVTKNGDVIAEFEYGSKVIFDEVQAGGRIPLIIGRGLTERAREYLGLEATDLFRNAEEVADSGKGFTLAQKMVGRACGLEGVRAGQYCVPKMTTVGSQDTTGPMTRDELKDLACLGFSADLVMQSFCHTAAYPKPVDVGTQHTLPDFIMNRGGVSLRPGDGIIHSWLNRMLLPDTVGTGGDSHTRFPLGISFPAGSGLVAFAAATGVMPLDMPESVLVRFKGKRQPGITLRDLVHAIPYQAIQDGHLTVEKAGKKNIFSGRILEIEGLEDLTAEQAFELSDASAERSAAGCTIKLSDESVAEYLESNIVLLKWMISNGYGDQRTLSRRIEKMQEWLDNPSLLSADADAEYTEVIEIDMDNLKEPVLCAPNDPDDARLLSEVAGDKIDEVFIGSCMTNIGHFRAAAKLLEDIEAGTLQTRLWIAPPTKMDEHQLMEEGHYNTFGRSGARLEMPGCSLCMGNQARVAPKSTVVSTSTRNFPNRLGQGANVYLASAELASVAAVMGKLPTVEEYMEYANKIDSMADDIYVYMNFHQMEEYKQQANKVTIPVSNQVTVGS